From Pagrus major chromosome 2, Pma_NU_1.0, one genomic window encodes:
- the chp2 gene encoding calcineurin B homologous protein 2 isoform X1, translating into MGSNSSSMNNIPDAQQLMKDTGFSAAHIVRLYERFEFLDKDNTGHLRPEDLETVPGLDMNPIGDKIIGAFFPPGKETLDFASFVRILAHFRPADSNRTRDGAQQEPANSTTSKLRFAFQLYDQDRDGKISRDELLQVLRSMLGLQVTEEQLQCIAERAIQEADADKDDAISFDEFRKTLSNKSLKIVEKNRKFSTVKTM; encoded by the exons ATGGGCTCCAACAGCTCCAGCATGAACAACATCCCAGACGCCCAGCAGCTCATGAAGGACACTGGAT tctctgCTGCCCACATCGTCCGTCTGTACGAGAGGTTTGAGTTTCTGGACAAAGACAACACGGGACATCTCAG GCCGGAGGATTTAGAGACGGTCCCGGGCTTGGACATGAACCCCATCGGAGACAAAATCATCGGCGCCTTCTTCCCTCCCGG AAAGGAAACACTGGACTTTGCCTCCTTCGTTCGGATTCTGGCTCATTTCCGTCCAGCAGACTCCAACCGAACCAGAGACGGAGCCCAGCAGGAGCCGGCCAACAGCACCACCAGCAAACTCAGAT ttgCTTTCCAGCTGTACGATCAGGACAGAGACGGAAAGATTTCCAGAGACGAGCTTCTTCAG GTGTTGCGGTCGATGCTGGGGCTGCAGgtgacagaggagcagctgcagtgcATCGCTGAGCGAGCCATCCAGGAGGCCGACGCTGACAAAGACGACGCCATCTCCTTCGACGAGTTCAGGAAG ACACTGTCgaataaaagtcttaaaattgTTGAGAAGAACAGAAAGTTTTCTACAGTGAAGACCATGTGA
- the cox7a1 gene encoding cytochrome c oxidase subunit 7A1, mitochondrial, translated as MNHLLKVPLLASRAFSSSARRLRNKVPEAQKLFQADNGLPVHIKGGTADVVLYRATMTLTLTGVCYSCYWLLFASMPQKKE; from the exons ATGAACCACCTGCTG AAAGTTCCACTTCTGGCCAGCCGGGCCTTCAGCAGCTCGGCCAGACGGCTCAGGAACAAAGTCCCCGAGGCTCAGAAACTCTTCcag GCGGACAACGGGCTGCCAGTCCACATCAAGGGAGGAACCGCGGACGTCGTGCTCTACCGGGCGACCATGACGTTAACCCTCACAG GAGTCTGTTACTCCTGTTACTGGCTGCTCTTCGCCTCGATGCCTCAGAAGAAAGAATAG
- the chp2 gene encoding calcineurin B homologous protein 2 isoform X2: MGSNSSSMNNIPDAQQLMKDTGFSAAHIVRLYERFEFLDKDNTGHLRPEDLETVPGLDMNPIGDKIIGAFFPPGKETLDFASFVRILAHFRPADSNRTRDGAQQEPANSTTSKLRFAFQLYDQDRDGKISRDELLQVLRSMLGLQVTEEQLQCIAERAIQEADADKDDAISFDEFRKSLEKVDIDHKMSIRFLR; encoded by the exons ATGGGCTCCAACAGCTCCAGCATGAACAACATCCCAGACGCCCAGCAGCTCATGAAGGACACTGGAT tctctgCTGCCCACATCGTCCGTCTGTACGAGAGGTTTGAGTTTCTGGACAAAGACAACACGGGACATCTCAG GCCGGAGGATTTAGAGACGGTCCCGGGCTTGGACATGAACCCCATCGGAGACAAAATCATCGGCGCCTTCTTCCCTCCCGG AAAGGAAACACTGGACTTTGCCTCCTTCGTTCGGATTCTGGCTCATTTCCGTCCAGCAGACTCCAACCGAACCAGAGACGGAGCCCAGCAGGAGCCGGCCAACAGCACCACCAGCAAACTCAGAT ttgCTTTCCAGCTGTACGATCAGGACAGAGACGGAAAGATTTCCAGAGACGAGCTTCTTCAG GTGTTGCGGTCGATGCTGGGGCTGCAGgtgacagaggagcagctgcagtgcATCGCTGAGCGAGCCATCCAGGAGGCCGACGCTGACAAAGACGACGCCATCTCCTTCGACGAGTTCAGGAAG tcACTGGAGAAAGTGGACATCGATCACAAGATGAGTATTCGCTTTCTGAGGTAA